A stretch of DNA from Methanoplanus endosymbiosus:
AGCAAATCCCAGTGCTGCAAGACCGGATGCCAGACACATCGTGAAGATAAGTAAGAACATGTTCATATCAGATCCATTAGATAATACCTCATCTCCGAGGATACTCAATGGTATAATGAGTGAACCTGATATAATAGAAACCTGGATAAAAGCTGATGTCAGACGGACAATCCCGCAGCTGGTATGATCCCGGATGATATCAAGACCTCCGTTTATGGTCAAAAATCCGGGGATAAGAAAGAGAATACTGGAGATAAGTGCGACTCCGGAAGTCTGTGTCTGAATAACCCTGGTAAGTAAAGCGGCAATAATTCCTCCTGAAAAAGCTGAAAACAGGGTAGACAGATATAAATTATGCAGTCTGCTTCCAAACCCGAATTTTATTGATAGTGCACAGAATGCTGATATTAAGATAATAAAGAGTGCCTGTACATCTGAATGATTAAGCCATCCAAATGCAGCACAGGCAATACTTGTGAAGAGGATGGTAAGAGGGATCGGGTATATCCGTTTTAGGTTCTGTATCCTGCAAATTTCATTCCTTATGGCACAGATGTCTCCCTGATAGGAAGAGAGGTTATGCATGAGCAGACTTACCTGGTGGAGGGCTGCAATATTTACTTTAAAAGGTTCACGAAGGACATAGAGCCGGTTTTCAATTTTGTCCCTATGCTGGATGCTCAATTCAATCTCTTCATATCCGACAAATACATGGACATTGGAATCACTGAGATTTTCAGCAAGCCACC
This window harbors:
- a CDS encoding threonine/serine ThrE exporter family protein — translated: MDQDTYCNNNGYEVADLYLELAKTLYEAGASVERVSDSVRWLAENLSDSNVHVFVGYEEIELSIQHRDKIENRLYVLREPFKVNIAALHQVSLLMHNLSSYQGDICAIRNEICRIQNLKRIYPIPLTILFTSIACAAFGWLNHSDVQALFIILISAFCALSIKFGFGSRLHNLYLSTLFSAFSGGIIAALLTRVIQTQTSGVALISSILFLIPGFLTINGGLDIIRDHTSCGIVRLTSAFIQVSIISGSLIIPLSILGDEVLSNGSDMNMFLLIFTMCLASGLAALGFALLFNAPLLVLPGCMICAIVGRLVREAGVFYQLDIFLCIFSGMVAATLLATYYGRKTKVPGVFLAVIAGIPMIPGLAMIKGLQEMFIIAHTDLVVSNTVVIHSLQYIMYSAVAVLALICGIILPTILIYRKSLRI